Proteins from a single region of Felis catus isolate Fca126 chromosome B4, F.catus_Fca126_mat1.0, whole genome shotgun sequence:
- the SKIDA1 gene encoding SKI/DACH domain-containing protein 1 isoform X3, which translates to MGDLKSGFEEVDGVRLGYLIIKGKQMFALSQVFTDLLKNIPRTTVHKRMDHLKVKKHHCDLEELRKLKAINSIAFHAAKCTLISREDVEALYTSCKTERVLKTKRRRVGRALATKAPPPERAAAAASPRPGFWKDKHQLWRGLSGSARPLPISAQSPRPGAAAARPAAHLPQIFSKYPGSHYPEIVRSPCKPPLNYETAPLQGNYVAFHSDPAYFRSLLCSKHPAAAAAAAAAAAAAAAAAAAYYQASAAGPQPKAAAAAAGAGGPVSLTYRCKRKRGGAKDCLLAPHAGARRLLLLPRSYKAKAAAAAAAAAAAAAAGATCLEGFHLVNSFCPPPHHHHHHHHHHHHHHHRAQQPQQNHHPPHHHRPQPHLGSFPESCSSDSESSSYSDHAANDSDFGSSLSSSSNSVSSEEEEEEGEEEEEEEEEEEEEEEGGSGASDSSEVSSEEEDSSTESDSSSGSSQVSVQSIRFRRTSFGKPPSVQAQANFLYHLASAAAATKPAAFEDAGRLPDLKSSVKAESPEEWNLQSWAPKASPVYCPASLGSCFTEIRNDRVSEITFPHSEISSTVKRTDLTINCLAEGASSPSPKTNNAFPQQRILREARKCLQATPTTHCADNNTIAARFFDNDSSGAAANSEKDSKIPHCAEFATDLSSSPTASEVVGAAPAAATKAENPCTNAGDKTLPFLHNIKIKVEDSSANEEYEPDLITNKLKCECNDTEGEFYSGTESKEEDALLTTAKEEGFACPEKETLSLNPPAQSQGLSCTLGSPKPEDGEYKFGARVRKNYRTLVLGKRPVLQTPPVKPNLKSARSPRPTGKTETHEGTLDDFTVINRRKKVASNVASAVKRPFNFMANFPCPPSLIIGKDGDLWPAYSLNTTKDSQPPHKAHPIWKWQLGGSAIPLPPSHKFRKFNS; encoded by the coding sequence ATGGGAGACCTGAAGTCAGGTTTTGAAGAGGTGGATGGCGTGAGGCTCGGCTACCTCATCATTAAAGGAAAGCAAATGTTTGCCCTCTCCCAAGTCTTCACGGATCTGCTGAAGAACATCCCGAGGACGACCGTGCACAAGCGCATGGATCATTTGAAAGTGAAAAAGCACCACTGCGATCTGGAGGAGTTGCGGAAACTCAAGGCAATCAACAGCATCGCATTCCACGCCGCCAAATGCACTCTCATCTCCCGGGAAGACGTGGAGGCACTCTACACCTCCTGCAAAACCGAGCGTGTCCTCAAGACCAAGCGCAGGAGGGTCGGCCGGGCCCTGGCCACAAAGGCGCCGCCGCCAgagcgcgccgccgccgccgccagcccCCGCCCGGGTTTTTGGAAGGACAAGCACCAACTTTGGCGGGGCCTGAGCGGATCCGCGCGGCCCCTGCCAATCAGCGCGCAGTCCCCGCGCCCgggcgccgccgccgcgcgccccGCCGCCCATCTACCTCAGATTTTTAGCAAATACCCGGGCTCGCACTACCCGGAAATCGTGCGCTCGCCTTGCAAACCCCCTCTAAACTATGAAACTGCCCCGCTCCAGGGAAACTACGTTGCTTTTCACTCGGACCCTGCTTATTTTCGGAGCCTGCTGTGCAGCAAGcacccggccgccgccgccgccgccgccgccgctgccgccgccgccgccgccgccgccgccgcctacTACCAGGCTTCGGCGGCCGGGCCCCAGCccaaggcggcggcggcggcggcgggcgcgggaGGCCCGGTGAGCCTGACCTACCGGTGCAAGCGCAAGCGCGGGGGCGCCAAGGACTGCCTGCTCGCGCCCCACGCCGGCGCCCGccgcctgctgctgctgcccaggTCCTACAAAGccaaggcggcggcggcggcggcggcagcggcggcggcggcggccgccggGGCCACTTGCCTGGAGGGGTTTCATCTGGTTAACAGCTTCTGCccgcctccccaccaccaccaccaccaccatcaccaccaccaccaccaccaccaccgggCCCAACAGCCGCAGCAGAATCACCACCCTCCTCATCACCACCGGCCGCAGCCCCATCTCGGCAGCTTTCCCGAGAGTTGTAGCAGCGACTCGGAGTCCAGCTCCTACTCGGACCATGCAGCCAACGACTCCGATTTTGGCTCCAGTTTGTCCAGTTCCAGCAACTCCGTGTCCtcggaggaagaggaggaggagggagaggaggaggaggaggaggaagaggaggaggaggaggaggaggaggggggcagtggGGCCTCGGATTCCAGCGAAGTCAGCTCGGAGGAGGAGGACTCGTCCACGGAGTCGGACTCCAGCTCCGGCTCCAGCCAAGTGTCGGTGCAGAGCATCCGTTTCAGACGCACCAGCTTCGGCAAGCCTCCCAGCGTGCAGGCGCAGGCCAACTTCTTGTACCATCTGGCCTCCGCCGCCGCTGCAACCAAACCCGCTGCTTTCGAGGATGCCGGCAGACTTCCCGACCTCAAGAGTAGTGTCAAAGCCGAGTCGCCGGAGGAGTGGAATCTGCAGAGCTGGGCCCCCAAAGCGTCTCCGGTGTACTGCCCGGCCAGCCTGGGGAGTTGTTTCACAGAGATAAGGAACGATAGGGTATCTGAGATTACATTCCCACACTCTGAAATTTCCAGTACTGTAAAGAGAACTGACCTGACAATTAACTGCTTGGCGGAGGGGGCCTCTTCACCTAGCCCAAAGACAAACAATGCATTTCCACAACAAAGAATACTCCGAGAGGCTAGGAAATGCCTACAAGCAACTCCTACTACGCACTGTGCTGATAACAACACAATAGCTGCTAGGTTCTTCGATAATGATTCTTCAGGAGCAGCCGCAAATTCAGAAAAAGACTCCAAAATCCCTCATTGTGCTGAATTTGCTACGGATTTGTCCTCTTCCCCAACCGCTTCTGAGGTGGTTGGAGCAGCACCAGCAGCAGCCACGAAAGCTGAGAATCCGTGCACTAACGCGGGCGACAAGACCTTGCCATTTCTGCACAATATTAAAATCAAAGTAGAAGACAGTAGTGCTAATGAAGAATATGAACCTGACCTTATTACAAATAAGCTTAAGTGCGAGTGCAATGATACAGAGGGTGAGTTTTACAGTGGGACTGAAAGTAAAGAGGAGGACGCCTTGTTAACCACAGCCAAGGAAGAAGGTTTTGCATGCCCTGAGAAAGAAACGCTTTCCTTAAACCCACCGGCTCAGAGTCAGGGCCTCTCATGCACTTTAGGTTCTCCAAAACCCGAGGATGGGGAATATAAATTTGGTGCCAGGGTGAGAAAAAATTACCGGACACTAGTACTGGGAAAACGACCCGTACTTCAGACACCTCCAGTCAAACCAAATTTGAAATCAGCTAGAAGCCCTCGTCCTACAGGTAAAACCGAAACACATGAAGGAACACTGGATGATTTTACAGTTATAAACAGACGCAAAAAGGTAGCCAGCAATGTAGCATCAGCAGTGAAAAGGCCATTTAATTTCATGGCAAATTTTCCTTGTCCACCATCACTCATTATTGGGAAGGATGGGGATTTGTGGCCGGCGTATTCCTTAAACACCACTAAGGATTCCCAACCTCCTCACAAAGCCCATCCTATATGGAAATGGCAGCTGGGCGGTTCTGCAATACCTCTTCCACCGAGTcacaaattcaggaaatttaattCATAA
- the SKIDA1 gene encoding SKI/DACH domain-containing protein 1 isoform X5: MVFSLFLKKYENQKKKQESTGCLETHAASGGGLTYIHVYVCVTYIFTANGGDHLVPEMGDLKSGFEEVDGVRLGYLIIKGKQMFALSQVFTDLLKNIPRTTVHKRMDHLKVKKHHCDLEELRKLKAINSIAFHAAKCTLISREDVEALYTSCKTERVLKTKRRRVGRALATKAPPPERAAAAASPRPGFWKDKHQLWRGLSGSARPLPISAQSPRPGAAAARPAAHLPQIFSKYPGSHYPEIVRSPCKPPLNYETAPLQGNYVAFHSDPAYFRSLLCSKHPAAGATCLEGFHLVNSFCPPPHHHHHHHHHHHHHHHRAQQPQQNHHPPHHHRPQPHLGSFPESCSSDSESSSYSDHAANDSDFGSSLSSSSNSVSSEEEEEEGEEEEEEEEEEEEEEEGGSGASDSSEVSSEEEDSSTESDSSSGSSQVSVQSIRFRRTSFGKPPSVQAQANFLYHLASAAAATKPAAFEDAGRLPDLKSSVKAESPEEWNLQSWAPKASPVYCPASLGSCFTEIRNDRVSEITFPHSEISSTVKRTDLTINCLAEGASSPSPKTNNAFPQQRILREARKCLQATPTTHCADNNTIAARFFDNDSSGAAANSEKDSKIPHCAEFATDLSSSPTASEVVGAAPAAATKAENPCTNAGDKTLPFLHNIKIKVEDSSANEEYEPDLITNKLKCECNDTEGEFYSGTESKEEDALLTTAKEEGFACPEKETLSLNPPAQSQGLSCTLGSPKPEDGEYKFGARVRKNYRTLVLGKRPVLQTPPVKPNLKSARSPRPTGPNSST; encoded by the exons Atggttttttccctctttttaaaaaaatacgaaaaccaaaaaaaaaagcaagaatcaa cAGGATGCCTTGAGACACACGCAGCATCTGGTGGAGGAttaacatacatacatgtgtatgtatgcgtCACGTATATATTTACTGCAAATGGTGGGGATCATTTAGTGCCCGAGATGGGAGACCTGAAGTCAGGTTTTGAAGAGGTGGATGGCGTGAGGCTCGGCTACCTCATCATTAAAGGAAAGCAAATGTTTGCCCTCTCCCAAGTCTTCACGGATCTGCTGAAGAACATCCCGAGGACGACCGTGCACAAGCGCATGGATCATTTGAAAGTGAAAAAGCACCACTGCGATCTGGAGGAGTTGCGGAAACTCAAGGCAATCAACAGCATCGCATTCCACGCCGCCAAATGCACTCTCATCTCCCGGGAAGACGTGGAGGCACTCTACACCTCCTGCAAAACCGAGCGTGTCCTCAAGACCAAGCGCAGGAGGGTCGGCCGGGCCCTGGCCACAAAGGCGCCGCCGCCAgagcgcgccgccgccgccgccagcccCCGCCCGGGTTTTTGGAAGGACAAGCACCAACTTTGGCGGGGCCTGAGCGGATCCGCGCGGCCCCTGCCAATCAGCGCGCAGTCCCCGCGCCCgggcgccgccgccgcgcgccccGCCGCCCATCTACCTCAGATTTTTAGCAAATACCCGGGCTCGCACTACCCGGAAATCGTGCGCTCGCCTTGCAAACCCCCTCTAAACTATGAAACTGCCCCGCTCCAGGGAAACTACGTTGCTTTTCACTCGGACCCTGCTTATTTTCGGAGCCTGCTGTGCAGCAAGcacc cggccgccggGGCCACTTGCCTGGAGGGGTTTCATCTGGTTAACAGCTTCTGCccgcctccccaccaccaccaccaccaccatcaccaccaccaccaccaccaccaccgggCCCAACAGCCGCAGCAGAATCACCACCCTCCTCATCACCACCGGCCGCAGCCCCATCTCGGCAGCTTTCCCGAGAGTTGTAGCAGCGACTCGGAGTCCAGCTCCTACTCGGACCATGCAGCCAACGACTCCGATTTTGGCTCCAGTTTGTCCAGTTCCAGCAACTCCGTGTCCtcggaggaagaggaggaggagggagaggaggaggaggaggaggaagaggaggaggaggaggaggaggaggggggcagtggGGCCTCGGATTCCAGCGAAGTCAGCTCGGAGGAGGAGGACTCGTCCACGGAGTCGGACTCCAGCTCCGGCTCCAGCCAAGTGTCGGTGCAGAGCATCCGTTTCAGACGCACCAGCTTCGGCAAGCCTCCCAGCGTGCAGGCGCAGGCCAACTTCTTGTACCATCTGGCCTCCGCCGCCGCTGCAACCAAACCCGCTGCTTTCGAGGATGCCGGCAGACTTCCCGACCTCAAGAGTAGTGTCAAAGCCGAGTCGCCGGAGGAGTGGAATCTGCAGAGCTGGGCCCCCAAAGCGTCTCCGGTGTACTGCCCGGCCAGCCTGGGGAGTTGTTTCACAGAGATAAGGAACGATAGGGTATCTGAGATTACATTCCCACACTCTGAAATTTCCAGTACTGTAAAGAGAACTGACCTGACAATTAACTGCTTGGCGGAGGGGGCCTCTTCACCTAGCCCAAAGACAAACAATGCATTTCCACAACAAAGAATACTCCGAGAGGCTAGGAAATGCCTACAAGCAACTCCTACTACGCACTGTGCTGATAACAACACAATAGCTGCTAGGTTCTTCGATAATGATTCTTCAGGAGCAGCCGCAAATTCAGAAAAAGACTCCAAAATCCCTCATTGTGCTGAATTTGCTACGGATTTGTCCTCTTCCCCAACCGCTTCTGAGGTGGTTGGAGCAGCACCAGCAGCAGCCACGAAAGCTGAGAATCCGTGCACTAACGCGGGCGACAAGACCTTGCCATTTCTGCACAATATTAAAATCAAAGTAGAAGACAGTAGTGCTAATGAAGAATATGAACCTGACCTTATTACAAATAAGCTTAAGTGCGAGTGCAATGATACAGAGGGTGAGTTTTACAGTGGGACTGAAAGTAAAGAGGAGGACGCCTTGTTAACCACAGCCAAGGAAGAAGGTTTTGCATGCCCTGAGAAAGAAACGCTTTCCTTAAACCCACCGGCTCAGAGTCAGGGCCTCTCATGCACTTTAGGTTCTCCAAAACCCGAGGATGGGGAATATAAATTTGGTGCCAGGGTGAGAAAAAATTACCGGACACTAGTACTGGGAAAACGACCCGTACTTCAGACACCTCCAGTCAAACCAAATTTGAAATCAGCTAGAAGCCCTCGTCCTACAG